The genomic interval ATTCGACAAGAAGGCCATCGCTTCGGCGCAGGTCATCACGAAGGGGCTGCCCGCCTCGCCGGGCGCGGCGACGGGTCCCGTGGTGTTCTTCGCCGAGGACGCCGAGAAGGAGCTGGCCAGGACGGGCCAGAAGGCGATCCTGGTGCGCATCGAAACCTCGCCCGAAGACCTGAAGGGCATGCTCGACGCGGCCGGAATCCTCACAGCGCGCGGCGGCATGACCTCGCACGCGGCCGTCGTGGCGCGCGGCATGGGCAAATGCTGCGTCTCGGGTGCCGGCGAGCTGGAGATCGACTACAAGGCCCGCACGATCAAGGTGAACGGCTTCACGGTCAAGGAGGGCGACTGGATCTCGCTCAACGGCTCGACGGGCGAGGTCTATCTGGGTCAGGTGGCCACGAAGGCCGCCGACCTGAGCGGCGACTTCGGCAAGCTCATGGAGCTGGCCGGGAAGTACTCCGTGCTGAAGGTGCGCGCCAACGCCGACACGCCGAAGGACGCCAGGCAGGCCTTCGAGTTCGGCGCCGAGGGCATCGGCCTCTGCCGCACGGAGCACATGTTCTTCGAGGGCGACCGCATCAAGGCCATCCGCGAGATGATCCTCGCCGACGACGAGGCGGGCCGCCGCGTGGCGCTGGGCAAGCTGCTGCCGATGCAGCGGGGCGACTTCGAAGGGCTGTTCAAGGCCATGAACGGATTCCCCGTGACGGTGCGCCTGCTCGATCCCCCTCTGCACGAGTTCGTGCCCCACGACGAGAAGGGACAGCGCGAAATGGCCGCCGAAATGAACGTACCCCTCCAGAAGATCGTCGCCAAGGTCGAGTCGCTGGCCGAGTTCAACCCCATGCTGGGCCACCGCGGCTGCCGTCTGGGCAACACCTACCCCGAAATCACGGAGATGCAGACGCGCGCCATCATCGAGGCGGCGATGAACGTCAAGGCTTCGGGCATGCCCGTACACGTGGAGATCATGGTTCCGCTGGTGGGCAACCACAAGGAGCTGCGCTACCAGAAGCAGATCATCGACTCGACGGCCGAACAGGTCTTCTCGGAGCGCAACGACAAGATCGAATACATGGTCGGCACGATGATCGAAGTGCCGCGCGCGGCTGTCACGGCCAACCAGATCGCCGAGGTCGCCGAGTTCTTCTCGTTCGGCACGAACGACCTGACGCAGATGACGCTCGGATTCTCGCGCGACGACATCGGCAAGTTCCTGCCCATCTACCTCGAGAAGGGCATCCTCAAGAACGACCCGTTCCAGATTCTCGACCGCAACGGCGTGGGCCAGCTCATCCGCGAGGCGGTGTTCAAGGGCCGCGGCACGCGCGAGAACCTCAAGTGCGGCATCTGCGGCGAACACGGCGGCGAACCCTCGTCGGTGGAGTTCTGCCACTACGCCGGACTGAACTACGTGAGCTGCTCGCCCTTCCGCGTGCCCATCGCACGCCTGGCAGCCGCCCACGCAGCGCTCAACCAGAAATAGACGCCGCCGGCACGGACCGGCGCAACGGAAAGGGGTCTGCGGCACGAGTGTTGCAGACCTCCTTTTTTGTGATTCAAAACGCCGGATTCGTTGAATTCATTTGTCCGGGATGAGAATTTTACGTATATTTGTTTGATAAATGATTCGGAGGGAGAGTATTCACAACTTAAACACAAAAAATATGAAAAAGATCATTCTTCTGACCATCGCCGCGCTGTGCGCATTCACCGCGGTTTCAGCACAGGACAAGGGGAATTGGGGAGTAGGGCCGCAAATCGGCATCTACACCAATACGGGAGCCGACGGTGCCATCTTCGGCATCGGCGCCACGGGACGTTACAGCTTCACCGACACGTGGCGCATCCAGCCGTCGCTCACGGCCCTCTGCAAATCGGGCTGCTCGGTGGATATCGCGGCCGACGTGCAGTACCTCTTCGAGGTCGCAAGTTCGTGGGACGTCTATCCGCAGGCCGGTCTGAGCGCCAACGACATCGGCGGCTGGTCGTGCGGCATCAACCTCGGTGCAGGCACGGACTTCAACGTGGCCCGCAACTGGGACCTCTCGGCCGGATTCAAGTGGATGATCCAGACGGCCAAATGGCACAAGAACCCGATCATCATCAACATCGGCGCCACCTACCGCTTCTGATCCGAACGGAGAAAGCGGAGAGACGAACCCCGCATAAAAAAGCAGAGACCGACATCGGTCTCTGCTTTTTCCATTTTCGCCCGGAGCCGAACACCCCGGCTCCCACCGGATCCTCCGTCTCCTACCGGGTCTTGTATCCGCAGCGATACTTGCCCTTGGCCAGATTGAGCAGCTTGCCCTTGAGCAACTGACGGCGCAGCGGCGCGACGCGGTCCGTGAAGACCACACCCTCGATATGGTCGTACTCGTGCTGGATGACCCACGCCTTCAGCCCCGTGAACTCCTCGTCGTGCTCCACGAAATCGGTATCCATGTAGCGCATCCGGATCGAGAGCGAGCGCGGCACGTCGGCATGGATGCCGGGAAACGAGAGGCAGCCCTCGTTGTAGGTCTTCTTCTCGGCCGAGTACTCGTAAATCTCGGGATTCAGAAAGGCCCGTTTGTAGTCGGCGCACGAAGGGTCGTCCTCGGCCCACGGCGTGCAGTCCACGATGAACAGGCGGATGTCCTTGCCGATCTGCGGCGCGGCCAGCCCGACGCCTTCGGCCTCTTCGAGCGTGAGGAACATGTCCTCGGCGAGTTTCTTCACTTCGGGGTAGTCGGGACCGATCTCCCGGCAGCGCTTGCGCAGCACCTCGTCCCCGTATATGACAATCGGATAAATCATAATCTGAAAAACAATCGTATATTGCCTAATTTTATTGTATCGTCCCGTAAAAAACCGCGGCGGCCCGCGCTACGGCTCCGGCCCGGAGCTCGTGCGGCTACCGGCCCCGTCAGCGGGAGGCGGCGGATTCCATATAGCCCTGGAGGATGATCGTCGCCGATATTTTGTCCACCAGCGCCTTGTCGCGGCGGGCCATCCGGCCGATACCGCTGTCGCGCATCGCACGATGCGCCAGCACCGACGTGAAACGTTCGTCGTAGAAGACCACCTCCTTGTCGGGCCAGGCCCGGCGCAGGCGCGCGGCCAGCGGCTCGATGAAACGCCACGTCTCCGAAGGCGTGCCGTCCATCCGCGCAGGCTTGCCCACGACGATCGTGGAGACCTCCTCGCGGGCGAAATAGTCCGCCAGCCACCGCTCCAGCTCCCGGGTCGGCACGGTCTCCAGTCCTCCGGCGATCAGGCGCAGGGGGTCGCTCACGGCGATTCCCGTGCGCTTCGTCCCGTAGTCTATGGCGAGAATGCGTCCCACGGTTCAAAGATTGATTCCCGTCCAATGCTCCGACCGCACTCCCGAAAGCAGCAGGCCGGCCAGCGCCCCCGACACGAAACAGAACCGCGCCACCCGCCGGCGGCTCCGGCACAGACGATCTCCGGAGAAAAAGTCCATTCCCCTTACAGATTCAGCTTTCCGAACAGCCTGCGGTACGAGCACTCCTTCTCGACGAGCGACGGCAGCGCCTCGATCTGCACGCGCTCCTGCTCCATCGAATCGCGGTGGCGGACCGTCACCGTGCCGTCCTCGAGCGTCTGCCCGTCCACGGTCACGCAGAACGGCGTGCCGATGGCGTCCTGACGGCGGTAGCGCTTGCCCACGGAGTCCTTCTCGTCGTAGATGACGTTGTAATCGTATTTCAGCTCATCGACGATCCGCTGCGCCACCTCGGGCATGCCGTCCTTTTTGACCAGCGGCAGCACGGCCACCTTCACCGGCGCCAGCGCGGCGGGCAGACGCAGCACGACGCGCGAATCGCCGCCGTCGAGCGTCTCCTCGGTATAGGCCGCCGACATGACCTGCAGGAACATGCGGTCCACGCCGATCGACGTCTCCACGACATAGGGCACGTAGCTCTCGCCCGTCTCCGGGTCGAAGTACTGGATCTTCCGGCCCGAGAACTTCTGGTGGTTGCCCAGGTCGAAATCCGTGCGCGAGTGGATGCCCTCGACCTCCTTGAAGCCGAACGGGAAGTTATACTCGATGTCCGTGGCGGCATTGGCGTAGTGCGCCAGTTTCTCGTGGTCGTGGAAACGGTAGTTGTCGTCGCCGAAGCCCAGCGCGCGGTGCCATGCCATGCGCGTCTCCTTCCAGCGGTTCCACCACTCCATCTCGGTCCCGGGGCGCACGAAGAACTGCATCTCCATCTGCTCGAACTCGCGCATGCGGAAGATGAACTGCCGGGCCACGATCTCGTTGCGGAACGCCTTGCCGATCTGCGCGATACCGAACGGCAGCTTCATGCGGCCCGTTTTCTGGACATTGAGGAAATTGACGAAAATGCCCTGCGCCGTCTCGGGCCGCAGGTATATCGTCGAGGCCCCTTCGGCCGTCGAACCCATCTGCGTCGAGAACATGAGGTTGAACTGCCGCACGTCGGTCCAGTTGCGCGTCCCGGAAACGGGGCAGGCGATCTCGCAGTCGAGGATGATCTGCCGCAGCCCGGCAAGGTCGTTGGCGTTCATCGCCTCGGCAAAACGCCCGTGCACGGCATTCCGGCGGGCGAGCGTCTCCGCCACGCGGGGCGAGGTCTCGCGGTACTTCGCCTCGTCGAACGCCTCGCCGAAACGCTTGCGGGCCTTCTCGACCTCCTTCTCCACCTTCTCGTCCTGTTTGGCGATCCACTCCTCGATGAGCACGTCGGCACGGTAGCGCTTCTTCGAATCCCTGTTGTCGATCAGCGGGTCGTTGAACGCCGACACGTGGCCCGAAGCCTCCCAGGTTTTGGGATGCATGAAAATGGCGGCGTCGATGCCCACGATGTTCTCGTGCAGCTTGACCATCGAATCCCACCAGTAGCGCTTGATATTGTTCTTCAGCTCCACGCCGTTCTGCCCGTAGTCATAAACGGCGGCCAGACCGTCGTAGATCTCGCTCGAAGGAAACACGAACCCGTACTCCTTGCAGTGGGCGACCAGCTTCTTGAAAAGTTCTTCCTGCGTCATCGTATTTTGGTATTTTACTGATTTTCCGGACTACAAAAGTACAAAATAAATGGATATTCCCTCCCGCCGGCGGAGAATTTATTTCCCGGGGGAAACGACCCCGGAACCGGACGGGTCAGCCGAGAAGCCCCGCGCGCAGGAAGGAGAAATCGCCGCCGCGGGCGATGACGATGTGGTCCAGCAGGCGGATGTCGAACAGCGCCGCGGCACGGGCGATCCGCTCGGTCAGCGCCCGGTCCTGCGGACTGGCTTCGGCCGTTCCGGAGGGATGGTTGTGAATGAGAATGAGCTGCGTGGCGAGCAGCTCCAGGGCGCGCTTGACCACGATCCGGTGATCGACGACCGTTCCCGTCACACCGCCCTGACTCACCCGCTGCCGCTCGATGATCCGGTTCGACGCGGTGAGGTACACCGCCCAGCACTCCTCGTGCGGCAACTGTTCGAGCTGCGGCCGGAACAGCCGCACCACGTCGTCGCTCGTGGCGATGCAGTCGGCCTCCGCGGCACGCTCCGCAACGGCCCGGCGGCCGAACTCGGCGGCGGCGAGCAACAGCCGCGCCCGCCGCAGGCCCAACCCGCCGATCATGCGCAGACGCGCCTCCCCTTCGCCGGCGATACGCGCCAGCGAATCCCCGCAGGCCGCCAGCAGCGCGTCGGCCCGCTGTCCGTCCTCCGTAAGCAGGGTCAGCAGTTCCCGGTCGGTAAGCGCCCCGACTCCCCGCGCAGCCATCTTGTCGGAAATCGTCGTCATAGGTATTCCGTACGCCCGTTCCGGGACTTCGCCCGGAGAGCGTGTCATTTCGTCCCCGTCAGCCGGTCCACCTTGTCGAGCAGCGAGGCGCACTGCTCGTCGGTCATGTACTGCGACACGGAGAAGGCCGCATGCTGCTCGGCCTCCTTCTTCGAGTCGCCCGCACCGTGGCCGACCTCCATGCCGTCCACCAGCACCGTACAGTGGAACACCGGGTGGTTCGGAGCCGCCTCCTTGTCGAAGCCCGTGCGGAACGAGACCTTGTGGCGGTTCTTCTGACACCACTCGATCAGGCGGCTCTTGAAGTCGTTCTCCGATTCGGTGAGCTCCTCGAGGTCGAGCAGTCCGAAGTAGATGCGGTTGATCAGCAGCCGATTGACGAAATCGTACCCCTGATCCAGATAGACCGCCCCCATCATCGCCTCGAAAGCGTCGCCGTAGATATGCTTTTGGGCGATTCCAGCGCCGTTGGCCGAAATCACGTGCGCGTCGAGTCCCAGCTTCACCGCCAGTCCGTTGAGCGACTGCCGCGAAACGATCTTCGAGCGCAGCTTGGTCATGAACCCTTCGTCGCGGTCGGGGTATTCGATGAAGATATAGTCCGAAGTGACGGCCTCGATCACGGCATCGCCCAGGTATTCGAGCCGCTCGTTGTTGATCGAACGGCCGTCCTCCAAAACCAAAGAAGCTGACTTGTGAACCAAAGCCAGCTTGTAGAGTTCGATATTGTGCGGAACGAATCCGAACAAATCGTCGATAATCCTGTAATACGCCTTGTCGGGCCCGAAATTCCGTCTCCACGGACGCAGCAGAAAGTCGATCACGGCGGCGGGACCCTTCGGGCGTTAGAGCTTGCGGAAAATGACCGTCGAGTTGTGGCCGCCGAAGCCGAACGTATTGCTCAGCGCACACTTCACGTCGCGCTTCTGCGCCGTGTTGAGCGTGAGGTTCAGCTTCGAGTCGATCTCGGGATCGAGGTTCTCGCAGTTGATCGTCGGGGGCACGACGCCGTGCGTCAGCGCGAAGATGCAGGCCAGAGCCTCCACGGCGCCGGCGGCACCCAGCAGGTGTCCCGTCATGGATTTGGTCGAGGAGATGTTGATGTCGTACACGTGGTCGCCCAATACGCCAGCGACGGCCTTCAGCTCGGGAATGTCGCCCGCAGGGGTCGAAGTTCCGTGCACGTTCACATAGTCGATCTCCCCGGGGGTGATGCCGGCGTCCTTGATGGCGTCGCGCATCGCCTTCATGGCCCCCTTGCCCTCGGGATGGGGCGCCGTGAAATGGTAGGCGTCGGCCGAAGCGCCTCCGCCCACGATCTCGCAGTAGATCTTCGCCCCGCGCGCCTTGGCGTGCTCGTACTCCTCCAGAATCAGCGCGCCCGCACCCTCGCCGATCACGAAGCCGTCGCGGTCCTTGTCGAACGGACGCGAAGCGTGCACGGGATCGTCGTTGCGCGTCGAAAGCGCCTGCATGGAGTTGAAACCGCCCACCGAAGGCTCGTTCACGGCGGCTTCCGAGCCGCCCGTGACCATCACGTCGGCCTTGCCGTAGCGGATGGCCTCCATGGCGGCGATCATGCCGTGGTTGGACGAAGCGCAGGCCGACACGGTGCAGTAGTTCGGCCCCATGAAGCCGTACTTCATGGAGATGAAACCGGCCGCGATGTCGGCGATCATGCGGGGAATAAAGAACGGGCTAAACCGCGGGGTTCCATCCCCGGCGGCATAGCCCAGACATTCATCGAAGAACGACTTGAGTCCTCCGATACCCGAACTCCAGATGACGCCCACCTGCTCCTTATCGACCTTCTCGAGATCGAGGGCCGAATCCGCCACGGCCTGCTCGGCCGCGATCAGAGCGTACTGGGTGAAAAGGTCGTACTTGCGCACTTCCTTCCGGTCGAAATACCGGGTCGGGTCGTAATTCTTTACTTCACAAGCGAAGCGTGTCTTAAATTTCTCAGCGTCGAAATGAGTAATGGGCGCGGCACCGCTGACTCCCTTCTCCAAATTCGAAAAATACTCCTCAATACTATTGCCGAGCGGGTTGATCGTCCCGATACCCGTAACAACTACTCTTCTTCCTGTCATAAATTTAAGGCTTCTTGCCGTGAAACGAATATGGTAGAAATTATTTCTTGTGCTCCTCGATGTACTTGATAGCGTCGCCGACGGTAGCGATCTTCTCGGCGTCCTCGTCCGGAATCTGGATGTCGAAAGCCTTCTCGAACTCCATGATCAGCTCCACGGTGTCGAGCGAATCCGCACCCAGGTGGTTGGTGAAGCTTGCTCCGGGCACTACCTCCGACTCCTTGACACCCAGCTTGTCGACGATGATCTCGACAACTTTTGATTGAACATCTGCCATAATTTTAAGTTTTTAGTTAAACAATTATTTGGAAATAGCAACTCACATTTCCAGCGTAATTTTGCGCAAAAGTAACACTTTTTTTATTACTTTTGACAAAACGCTGCGATTTTTTGTTCACAATTTTTTCGACATTTAGCACAAAAATTCGCAAAAAACATTCAGAAACAACCGATTATGAAATTACTTCTCATCTCCAATTCGACCAACGCCGGGGAGGAATACCTGCGTTATCCGCTGCCCGAAATCGGACGCTTCCTGCAGGGCGTGCGCGAAATCGTCTTCGTGCCCTACGCCGCGGTCACCTTCTCCTACGCCGAATACGAACGCAGGGTGCAGGCGCGTTTCGCCGAGCTAGGCATCCGCGTCCGCTCGGTGCACCGGGCCGGGGATCCCGCAGCGTTCGTCCGCCGGGCCGAAGCGATCTGCGTGGGCGGCGGCAACACCTTCGCGCTGGCCAGAAAGATGCAGCAGCAGGGGCTGATGCAGGCCATCCTGCGCCGGATCAGGGCAGGCGTGCCCTACGTCGGCTGGTCGGCCGGCAGCAACGTCTGCTGCCCGACGATCTCGACCACGAACGACATGCCGATCGTCCAGCCCGAATCGTTCCGGGCCATCGGAGCGGTGAAGTTCCAGATCAACCCCCACTACCTCGACGCCAATCCCGCGGGACACGCCGGGGAGACGCGCGAGCAGCGCATCCGCGAATACATCGAGGCCAACCCGCGCCGCTGGGTGGCCGGGCTGCGCGAAGGGTGCATGCTGCGTTACGACGGCGGACGGCTGGAACTGATCGGAGGACGGCCGATGCGGATGTTCCGCAAGGGCGTCGAACCGTTCGAAGTGGAACCGGGCGGAGACCTTTCATTCTTATTATAAATAGGTATGATAGCGATGATAGCGGGCCTGGGCCTCATCGGAGGCTCGTTCGCCCTGGCGTTGCGCGACCGTGCGCTCGCCGAAGAGATTCTCGGCGTGGAGAAATCGCCGGAAATCGCCGAGGAGGCGATGCGGCTGGGTCTCGCGGACCGGATCGTGGAATTCGAAGAGGGAATCGCCGAGGCCGACCTGGTGGTGCTGGCCACCCCCGTGGACACCATTCCGATCATGGCCGTCAAGGCGCTCAACCGCGCGACGGACAGGCAGGTGGTCATGGACATGGGGTCGATCAAGGGCGAGTTGTGCGAGGTCGTCTCGATGCACGCCCGCCGCGGACGTTTCGTCGCCGCCCATCCGATGTGGGGCACGGAGTACAGCGGTCCGAAGGCCGCACAGCGGGGCGCCTTCTCGGGCCGGATCACCGTATTGTGCGACACGGAGCGCAGCGACGCCGACGCGGTGGCCCTCGTGGAGCGGATCTTCCGGACGCTGGAATGCCCGCTCGTGTATATGGACCCCGAGGAACACGACCTGCACGCGGCCTACGTGTCGCATATTTCGCACGTCACGTCGTTCGCCCTGGCGCTCACCGTACTCGAAAAGGAGCGCGAGGAACGGCATATCTTCGACCTGGCGGGCGGAGGCTTCGAGAGCACCGTGCGGCTGGCAAAAAGCGCCGCGGGGACCTGGGTTCCGATCCTGCTGCGCAACAAATACAACGTGCTGGACGTCCTGCGCGAACACATCCACCAGTTGCAGATCATGCGGCGCATGATCGAGCGGGACGACGCCGAGGGGCTGACCGAGGCGATGCAGCGCGCGAACTCCATCCAGCGCATCCTCCGGTGACGACGACGGCCGAGACGGGACGCGCGGGCGAACACGCCGCGGCGGAACACCTGCGGCAGGCGGGATACGAGATCCGCGACACGAACTGGCGGGCGGGACGGGACGAGCTGGACATCGTGGCCCTGCGCGGGGAGGTGCTGCATTTCGTGGAGGTCAAGACCCGTCGAGCCGGGTCGCTCACGCCGCCCGAAGCGGCCGCCACGCAGCGCAAGTTCCGCGCCCTGACCCGCGCAGCGGCCCGCTACCTGCGCACCGCCGGATGGCAGGGCGAGGTGCAGTTCGACCTGGCGGCCGTCACGCTGTCGGACGACGGCCGCGCCGACGTGGAGCTCATCGAGCGGGCGATGGAACACCACTGGTGACCTGCGGGCAGCCCCGCCGGCACACGAAGGAAGCGTCCGCAATTTTTGCAAATCCGGCAAATTATGCTATCTTTGCCGGCTGAAAACAAACTCCCTGACACTGAACGCCAAGCGCGGGAAAAGTCCGGGCGGAAACGACAAACCTCAATACCGGCAAACAGCGATGTGGCTCTATAATCTCGGGCTGACACTCTATGTATGGGCCATCCGGCTCGTGGCGCCGCGCCATCCGAAGGCCCGGCTCTGGATCGAAGGACGCAGGGACCTCTTCCGCCGCATACGCGAAGCGGTCGCTCCCGGGGAGCGGATCGTCTGGATGCACGTCGCGTCGCTCGGCGAGTTCGAACAGGGCCGCCCGATCATCGAGGAGCTGCGCCGGAAACACCCCGAATACAAAATCCTGCTCACCTTCTTCTCGCCTTCGGGCTACGAAATCCGGAAAAACTATGCCGGAGCCGACCATATCTTCTACCTGCCGATCGACACCCCGCGCAACGCCCGCCGGTTTCTCGACGCCGTACACCCCGAAATCGCCATCTTCGTCAAATACGAGTTCTGGCTGAACCTGCTCGCGGAACTGCGCCGCCGGCATGTGCGGACCTTCATCGTTTCGGCCATCTTCCGCCGCAATTCGGTCTTTTTCCGTCCCTACGGCGGCATGTGGCGGCAGGCGCTCGAATCGTTCGACGTCCTGTTCGTGCAGAACGAGGAGTCGAAAAAACTGCTGGCGACGCTGGGATTCGACAACGTGCTGGTGGCCGGAGACACCCGTTTCGACCGTGTGGCCGAAATCGCCCGAGCCGCCAAACGCATCGACCTCATCGACCGCTTCAAGGGCGACGCACGCCTCTTCGTGGCCGGTTCGACATGGGGTCCGGACGAGGAGCTGCTCATCCGCCTTGCGAACGACAATCCCGAAATCAAGTTCGTCATCGCCCCCCACGAAATGGACGAGGGCCGCATCGCGCGGCTGATCGCCGAGACGCGGGGCGGGGCGCTGCGTTACACGCAATGCACGCCCCACACGGCTTTCGGGCCGAAGCAGGTGATGATCCTCGACACCGTGGGCCTGCTCGCCTCGGTCTACGGCTATGCGACATGGAGCTATGTGGGCGGCGGATTCGGCGTCGGCATCCACAACACGCTCGAAGCGGCGACCTTCGGACTGCCGGTCGCCTTCGGGCCCAATTACGGGAAATTCAAGGAGGCGCGCGATCTGGTGACGCTCGGCGCGGCCCGCTCCGTCGGCAACTACGAAGAGCTGAACGCCTGGTTCGTCCCCCTGCGCGACAACGAGGAGTTCCTCCAGCGCACCAGCCGCATCGCCAAGGACTACACCACGCGCCACCAGGGCGCCACGGGCATCATCGTCCGGACGATCTTCCAACAATAGCACGCGCGTCGTCCGGGAACTCCGGCACGAATGCGCTTCTCTCCGCCCCGACGACATCCCGAACCGCGGCACAGCCCCGCCGACAGAGAGACACCCCCCGGCCAAATACGGCAATTCCGGCGAACGCATCCTCCCTGCGCACACGGGGACGGACTTCGGAAAAAGCACAAACCCGGCGCCGGGCCCTCCCCGACAGACGCGGCGAGCCGTCATGAACACAGGACAGCCGCCGCAGAGGCGCAAAGCCGGGCGGGTCGCCCTCCGGGATGAAAAGCCGGGTCCCGGGGTCCGGCGATGCAAAGAAACGGCCGGCCCCTGCGGCAGCCGAATGTGCCGCAGGGGCCGGTCGTATCGGAACGCACGGGGCTCGCACCGTCAAATCACTCGTACAGCCGCTCGCAATAGCGTTTCAGCGCCTCCCACTCGTAATAGGGACCGCCGTCGAGCGGC from Alistipes dispar carries:
- the ppdK gene encoding pyruvate, phosphate dikinase translates to MADVKRVYTFGNKEAEGNGKMRELLGGKGANLAEMNLIGIPVPPGFTITTEVCAEYYRHGKQAVIEMLRPEVEKAMHNIERLTGMKFGDAQTPLLVSVRSGARASMPGMMDTILNLGMNDQAVEAVSKRTGNPRFAWDSYRRFVQMYGDVVLGMKPVSKEDHDPFEEIIDALKARRGVKNDTDLTTDDLKELVRSFKEAVKRQTGEDFPACPWEQLWGAVCAVFGSWMNERAILYRKLNNIPAEWGTAVSVQAMVFGNMGENSATGVAFSRDAATGENIFNGEYLINAQGEDVVAGIRTPQQITIEGSKRWAKAQNIPEAERAAKYPSLEEVMPAVYKELDEIQHHLEQYFKDMQDIEFTIQDGKLWMLQCRNGKRTGAAMVKIAMDMLREGLIDEKTAVLRCEPAKLDELLHPVFDKKAIASAQVITKGLPASPGAATGPVVFFAEDAEKELARTGQKAILVRIETSPEDLKGMLDAAGILTARGGMTSHAAVVARGMGKCCVSGAGELEIDYKARTIKVNGFTVKEGDWISLNGSTGEVYLGQVATKAADLSGDFGKLMELAGKYSVLKVRANADTPKDARQAFEFGAEGIGLCRTEHMFFEGDRIKAIREMILADDEAGRRVALGKLLPMQRGDFEGLFKAMNGFPVTVRLLDPPLHEFVPHDEKGQREMAAEMNVPLQKIVAKVESLAEFNPMLGHRGCRLGNTYPEITEMQTRAIIEAAMNVKASGMPVHVEIMVPLVGNHKELRYQKQIIDSTAEQVFSERNDKIEYMVGTMIEVPRAAVTANQIAEVAEFFSFGTNDLTQMTLGFSRDDIGKFLPIYLEKGILKNDPFQILDRNGVGQLIREAVFKGRGTRENLKCGICGEHGGEPSSVEFCHYAGLNYVSCSPFRVPIARLAAAHAALNQK
- a CDS encoding porin family protein, with amino-acid sequence MKKIILLTIAALCAFTAVSAQDKGNWGVGPQIGIYTNTGADGAIFGIGATGRYSFTDTWRIQPSLTALCKSGCSVDIAADVQYLFEVASSWDVYPQAGLSANDIGGWSCGINLGAGTDFNVARNWDLSAGFKWMIQTAKWHKNPIIINIGATYRF
- the def gene encoding peptide deformylase, yielding MIYPIVIYGDEVLRKRCREIGPDYPEVKKLAEDMFLTLEEAEGVGLAAPQIGKDIRLFIVDCTPWAEDDPSCADYKRAFLNPEIYEYSAEKKTYNEGCLSFPGIHADVPRSLSIRMRYMDTDFVEHDEEFTGLKAWVIQHEYDHIEGVVFTDRVAPLRRQLLKGKLLNLAKGKYRCGYKTR
- the ruvX gene encoding Holliday junction resolvase RuvX is translated as MGRILAIDYGTKRTGIAVSDPLRLIAGGLETVPTRELERWLADYFAREEVSTIVVGKPARMDGTPSETWRFIEPLAARLRRAWPDKEVVFYDERFTSVLAHRAMRDSGIGRMARRDKALVDKISATIILQGYMESAASR
- a CDS encoding glycine--tRNA ligase codes for the protein MTQEELFKKLVAHCKEYGFVFPSSEIYDGLAAVYDYGQNGVELKNNIKRYWWDSMVKLHENIVGIDAAIFMHPKTWEASGHVSAFNDPLIDNRDSKKRYRADVLIEEWIAKQDEKVEKEVEKARKRFGEAFDEAKYRETSPRVAETLARRNAVHGRFAEAMNANDLAGLRQIILDCEIACPVSGTRNWTDVRQFNLMFSTQMGSTAEGASTIYLRPETAQGIFVNFLNVQKTGRMKLPFGIAQIGKAFRNEIVARQFIFRMREFEQMEMQFFVRPGTEMEWWNRWKETRMAWHRALGFGDDNYRFHDHEKLAHYANAATDIEYNFPFGFKEVEGIHSRTDFDLGNHQKFSGRKIQYFDPETGESYVPYVVETSIGVDRMFLQVMSAAYTEETLDGGDSRVVLRLPAALAPVKVAVLPLVKKDGMPEVAQRIVDELKYDYNVIYDEKDSVGKRYRRQDAIGTPFCVTVDGQTLEDGTVTVRHRDSMEQERVQIEALPSLVEKECSYRRLFGKLNL
- a CDS encoding JAB domain-containing protein → MTTISDKMAARGVGALTDRELLTLLTEDGQRADALLAACGDSLARIAGEGEARLRMIGGLGLRRARLLLAAAEFGRRAVAERAAEADCIATSDDVVRLFRPQLEQLPHEECWAVYLTASNRIIERQRVSQGGVTGTVVDHRIVVKRALELLATQLILIHNHPSGTAEASPQDRALTERIARAAALFDIRLLDHIVIARGGDFSFLRAGLLG
- the rnc gene encoding ribonuclease III, whose product is MRPWRRNFGPDKAYYRIIDDLFGFVPHNIELYKLALVHKSASLVLEDGRSINNERLEYLGDAVIEAVTSDYIFIEYPDRDEGFMTKLRSKIVSRQSLNGLAVKLGLDAHVISANGAGIAQKHIYGDAFEAMMGAVYLDQGYDFVNRLLINRIYFGLLDLEELTESENDFKSRLIEWCQKNRHKVSFRTGFDKEAAPNHPVFHCTVLVDGMEVGHGAGDSKKEAEQHAAFSVSQYMTDEQCASLLDKVDRLTGTK
- the fabF gene encoding beta-ketoacyl-ACP synthase II, which codes for MTGRRVVVTGIGTINPLGNSIEEYFSNLEKGVSGAAPITHFDAEKFKTRFACEVKNYDPTRYFDRKEVRKYDLFTQYALIAAEQAVADSALDLEKVDKEQVGVIWSSGIGGLKSFFDECLGYAAGDGTPRFSPFFIPRMIADIAAGFISMKYGFMGPNYCTVSACASSNHGMIAAMEAIRYGKADVMVTGGSEAAVNEPSVGGFNSMQALSTRNDDPVHASRPFDKDRDGFVIGEGAGALILEEYEHAKARGAKIYCEIVGGGASADAYHFTAPHPEGKGAMKAMRDAIKDAGITPGEIDYVNVHGTSTPAGDIPELKAVAGVLGDHVYDINISSTKSMTGHLLGAAGAVEALACIFALTHGVVPPTINCENLDPEIDSKLNLTLNTAQKRDVKCALSNTFGFGGHNSTVIFRKL
- a CDS encoding acyl carrier protein, whose amino-acid sequence is MADVQSKVVEIIVDKLGVKESEVVPGASFTNHLGADSLDTVELIMEFEKAFDIQIPDEDAEKIATVGDAIKYIEEHKK
- the pepE gene encoding dipeptidase PepE, which codes for MKLLLISNSTNAGEEYLRYPLPEIGRFLQGVREIVFVPYAAVTFSYAEYERRVQARFAELGIRVRSVHRAGDPAAFVRRAEAICVGGGNTFALARKMQQQGLMQAILRRIRAGVPYVGWSAGSNVCCPTISTTNDMPIVQPESFRAIGAVKFQINPHYLDANPAGHAGETREQRIREYIEANPRRWVAGLREGCMLRYDGGRLELIGGRPMRMFRKGVEPFEVEPGGDLSFLL
- a CDS encoding prephenate dehydrogenase codes for the protein MIAMIAGLGLIGGSFALALRDRALAEEILGVEKSPEIAEEAMRLGLADRIVEFEEGIAEADLVVLATPVDTIPIMAVKALNRATDRQVVMDMGSIKGELCEVVSMHARRGRFVAAHPMWGTEYSGPKAAQRGAFSGRITVLCDTERSDADAVALVERIFRTLECPLVYMDPEEHDLHAAYVSHISHVTSFALALTVLEKEREERHIFDLAGGGFESTVRLAKSAAGTWVPILLRNKYNVLDVLREHIHQLQIMRRMIERDDAEGLTEAMQRANSIQRILR